One Rosa chinensis cultivar Old Blush chromosome 3, RchiOBHm-V2, whole genome shotgun sequence DNA window includes the following coding sequences:
- the LOC112192452 gene encoding ABC transporter G family member 11, translating into MTEKRNPVAENAMTEIESSKPSGNGIVAGGLSPLSETLWREKASVEIVGDVSARLTWKDLTVMVTLSNGETQTVLEGLTGYAEPGGFTALMGPSGSGKSTLLDALSSRLASNAFLSGSVLLNGRKRKLSFGTAAYVTQDDNLIGTLTVRETISYSARLRLPDKMGRSEKQALVERTIIEMGLQDCADTVIGNWHLRGISGGEKRRVSIAVEILMRPRLLFLDEPTSGLDSASAFFVTQTLRALSRDGRTVIASIHQPSSEVFELFDQLYLLSGGKTVYFGQASEAYEFFSQAGFPCPALRNPSDHFLRCVNSDFDKVKATLKGSMKLRFEASDDPLEKISTSEAIRVLVDSYRSSQYSYAATEKVAEISKVKGTVLDSGGSQASFLMQTLTLTRRSFVNMSRDFGYYWLRLVIYIVVVVCIGTIYLNIGTGYASILARGSCASFVFGFVTFMSIGGFPSFVEDMKVFQRERLNGHYGVTAFVLSNTFSAMPFLILITFLAGTICYFMVGLHPGFEHYLFFVLCLYACVTVVESLMMAIASVIPNFLMGIIIGAGIQGIFMLVSGYFRLPNDIPKPVWRYPMSYISFHFWALQGQYQNDLAGLMFDNETPDQIKIPGDYILVNVFQINVSRSKWIDLGVIFSMIVAYRIIFFIMIKYSEDVSPWIRGYMARRRLQQKHAIQNTNIAPDGLTQSPSLRTYATGKRLTR; encoded by the exons ATGACGGAGAAGAGAAACCCAGTAGCAGAAAATGCTATGACGGAGATTGAGAGCAGCAAGCCCTCTGGAAATGGGATTGTGGCTGGTGGACTTAGTCCTCTGAGTGAGACTCTATGGAGGGAGAAGGCCAGTGTGGAAATAGTAGGGGATGTGTCGGCGAGGCTGACGTGGAAGGATCTGACGGTGATGGTGACTCTGAGCAACGGTGAGACTCAGACGGTTTTGGAGGGTTTAACTGGTTATGCAGAGCCTGGAGGCTTCACAGCTTTGATGGGCCCTTCTGGTTCAGGCAAATCAACCTTGCTTGATGCTCTCTCTAGCCGTTTGGCTTCCAATGCCTTCCTTTCTGGCTCTGTTTTACTCAATGGCCGCAAAAGAAAGCTCTCTTTCGGCACTGCT GCATATGTGACCCAAGATGACAATTTGATTGGGACTCTGACTGTAAGAGAGACGATATCGTACTCGGCTAGATTGAGGCTGCCGGATAAGATGGGGAGGTCGGAGAAGCAAGCACTGGTGGAGAGGACAATCATAGAAATGGGTCTGCAGGATTGCGCCGATACAGTTATTGGGAATTGGCATTTGCGTGGGATCAGTGGGGGAGAAAAGAGAAGGGTCAGCATTGCTGTGGAGATCTTGATGAGGCCTAGATTGCTCTTTCTTGATGAGCCAACCAGTGGACTAGATAG TGCTTCAGCATTTTTTGTAACACAGACACTACGTGCTCTATCACGAGATGGAAGGACTGTGATAGCTTCAATTCACCAGCCAAGCAGTGAAGTCTTTGAACTATTTGATCAACTGTACTTGCTTTCTGGTGGCAAAACAGTTTACTTTGGTCAGGCCTCTGAGGCATATGAG TTCTTTTCACAAGCTGGTTTTCCCTGCCCTGCTTTGAGGAATCCATCTGatcattttcttagatgtgtaAACTCTGACTTTGATAAAGTAAAGGCCACACTGAAAGGGTCCATGAAACTCAGG TTTGAGGCAAGCGATGATCCTCTGGAGAAGATTTCCACCTCTGAAGCTATAAGAGTCCTTGTTGATTCCTATCGTAGTTCACAATACTCTTATGCAGCTACAGAAAAAGTTGCAGAGATATCCAAAGTT AAAGGGACTGTTTTGGACTCTGGAGGAAGTCAGGCTAGTTTCCTAATGCAGACCTTAACATTGACAAGGCGTTCATTTGTCAACATGTCAAGGGACTTTGGCTATTACTGGCTCAGGCTTGTCATTTACATTGTTGTTGTCGTTTGTATCGGAACCATCTATCTGAATATTGGAACTGGTTACGCTTCGATTCTG GCAAGGGGTTCATGTgcatcttttgtttttggttttgtcaCTTTCATGTCAATTGGCGGGTTTCCTTCATTTGTAGAGGATATGAAG GTTTTCCAAAGAGAGAGGTTGAATGGTCACTATGGTGTCACTGCCTTTGTCCTCAGCAACACATTCTCTGCAATGCCATTCCTGATACTTATTACCTTTCTGGCCGGAACTATCTGTTACTTCATGGTCGGTCTCCATCCAGGCTTCGAGCATTACCTCTTCTTTGTGTTGTGCCTCTATGCATGTGTCACTGTAGTTGAGAGCTTGATGATGGCGATAGCCAGCGTTATTCCTAACTTCCTCATGGGTATCATCATAGGGGCCGGAATTCAG GGCATATTCATGCTAGTCTCCGGCTACTTCAGGCTACCAAATGACATCCCTAAGCCAGTCTGGCGTTACCCGATGTCATACATCAGCTTCCACTTCTGGGCTCTACAG GGTCAATATCAGAATGACTTGGCCGGCTTAATGTTTGACAACGAGACACCGGATCAAATTAAGATACCAGGTGACTACATCCTAGTAAATGTGTTCCAGATTAACGTCAGCAGATCAAAATGGATAGACCTTGGTGTTATATTCAGCATGATTGTTGCCTACCGGATCATCTTTTTCATCATGATCAAGTACAGTGAGGATGTCTCACCTTGGATTCGAGGTTATATGGCGAGGAGAAGACTGCAACAGAAACATGCCATCCAAAACACAAATATTGCTCCTGATGGTCTCACACAGTCCCCTTCTTTGAGGACCTATGCAACTGGTAAAAGGTTGACGAGGTAG
- the LOC112193410 gene encoding CST complex subunit TEN1 produces MASSPMESGALVLLQDLHPFSPYFKQGASLRVTGKLQGYSVETAIATVVDGNDSLKIDTKLLRELNIRVGSMYQFIGELHIEPNNEAVLQARVGRNVDGIDLKLYYQSLQLLRQFQANHLKNPTA; encoded by the exons ATGGCATCGTCTCCAATGGAATCTGGGGCATTGGTTTTATTGCAAGACCTACATCCATTTTCACCATACTTTAAGCAAGGGGCTTCACTAAGAGTAACCGGAAA GTTACAAGGGTATTCTGTTGAGACAGCTATTGCCACAGTAGTTGATGGAAATGACAGCTTAAAGATCGACACCAAACTCCTCAGAGAGCTTAACATTCGGGTTGGATCCATGTACCAGTTCATCGGCGAACTGCATATTGAACCCAATAATGAG GCAGTCTTGCAAGCACGTGTGGGTAGGAATGTTGATGGCATTGACCTCAAGCTCTATTATCAGTCTCTGCAATTGCTAAGACAATTTCAAGCCAATCATCTGAAGAACCCAACAGCTTAA
- the LOC112193111 gene encoding probable protein phosphatase 2C 34 has translation MGHLSSMFSGLARSLALKKGKNSSGCKCNVREAAEAMAKEAKKNDLILRTSGTVNIDGSNNLASVFSKRGNKGVNQDCCFVWEEFGCQQDMMFCGIFDGHGQWGHFVAKRIRDTMPTSLLCNWQETLAQTSLDPDLKELDLETDKKYDQRFDIWKHSYIKTCAAVDQELEQDRKINSFYSGTTGLTIVRQGDLIVIANVGDSRAVLGTTLEDGSLAAVQLTVDFKPNLPEEAERITQRNGRVFSLDDETGVHRLWLPYEESPGLAMSRAFGDYCVKDFGLISEPEVTHRNITSRDQFVVLATDGVWDVISNEEAVEIVGSTAEREKCAKRLVECAAAAWRKKRRGYAMDDISAICLFFHSSSLSQQVHPISTLK, from the exons ATGGGGCACTTATCATCCATGTTCAGTGGACTTGCAAGATCACTAGCATTGAAGAAGGGGAAGAATAGTTCTGGATGTAAATGTAATGTAAGAGAAGCTGCAGAGGCAATGGCAAAGGAGGCGAAGAAAAATGACTTGATACTCCGAACTTCTGGAACTGTCAATATTGATGGCTCAAATAATTTGGCTTCAGTTTTTAGCAAGAGAGGCAACAAAGGAGTCAACCAGGACTGCTGCTTTGTGTGGGAG GAATTTGGGTGCCAACAAGATATGATGTTTTGTGGGATCTTTGATGGGCATGGACAATGGGGACATTTTGTGGCGAAAAGGATCAGAGACACAATGCCGACCTCGTTGTTGTGTAACTGGCAAGAGACACTAGCTCAAACTTCACTAGATCCTGACTTGAAAGAGTTGGACTTGGAAACGGATAAAAAGTATGATCAGAGGTTTGACATATGGAAGCACTCCTATATAAAAACTTGTGCGGCTGTTGATCAAGAGCTTGAGCAAGATCGCAAAATCAATTCCTTTTACAGCGGTACCACTGGTCTCACCATTGTCAGACAG GGTGATCTTATTGTCATAGCAAATGTTGGTGATTCTCGAGCTGTTTTGGGTACAACTTTAGAAGATGGAAGCTTGGCGGCAGTTCAGCTTACTGTTGATTTCAAGCCCAATTTACCTG AGGAGGCTGAGAGAATAACTCAAAGAAATGGGAGAGTTTTCAGTTTAGATGATGAAACAGGAGTTCATAGGTTGTGGCTACCTTATGAAGAATCACCAGGACTAGCAATGTCTAGGGCATTCGGAGACTACTGCGTCAAGGATTTTGGACTTATTTCCGAGCCTGAAGTTACTCACAGAAACATAACAAGCAGAGATCAATTTGTTGTGCTAGCAACTGATGGG GTATGGGATGTGATTTCGAACGAAGAAGCAGTGGAAATTGTGGGTTCAACAGCAGAGAGGGAAAAGTGTGCCAAGCGACTGGTGGAATGTGCAGCTGCAGcatggaggaagaagaggaggggtTATGCAATGGATGACATTTCCGCTATTTGCCTCTTCTTTCACTCTTCCTCTTTGTCTCAGCAAGTTCACCCCATTAGTACACTTAAATAG